CGCGCCGACGAACACCAGCGCGCCGAGCCCGACCGCGCCCGGTACGCGCAGCACCAGCAGCCCGACCGTGATGCACACGGCGTCGATCGCGGCGATGAAGGTGGTGCCGCGCATGAAGCCCTCGACGGCCTGGTAGGCGCGGCGGGCCATGGCCTCCACGGTGTCCCCGGTGGCGCGCGGGGCGAGGGAGCGCAGGGCGCCGGCGGCCCGGTCGGAGTCGCGCAGGAAGAAGAAGATCAGCAGGAGGGCGAGGACCGCGGTGGCGATCATCTCGCCGACGACGCTGAGGCCGGTGATGACGCCGGAGGCGGCCGTGCCGCCGAACTTGGTGAGCAGCTCCTTGGCGTTGGCGGCCAGGTCCTGGAGCGAGGTGCCCGCGGCCCCGAAGTGCTCGGCGAGGTCCTGGCCGGCGCGCTTGAGGGCGGCGACGATCTGGTCGCCGGTCTCGATGAGCGCGGCGACGACCACGTACGTGGCCCCGCCCACGACGGCCACGACGGCCAGGCAGGTGAGGGCGGCGGCGACGGAGCGGTTCACCCTCAGCCGGATCAGCCGCCGGTGCAGCGGGCCGAGGAGCGCGGTGCCGAGCAGGGCCAGCAGGACCGGTGTGACGGCGGTCTTGAGGATCACGCAGAGCCATACGCCGACGGCGACCACACCGGTGACGAGCAGGACGACGGCGCACCAGGCGGCCAGCCGCCGCACCGGTTCGGGCAGCAGGGGGGTCGTCGGCATCGCCGGGTCCACCTTTCGGCTTCGGGGGAGTCACGCCCCCTGATCGTCGCAGGCCTCAGGCGTTCGCGGCGTCGGACTCGGCGTCGGACTCGGCGTCGGAATCGTCGGCGTTCCCGGCGTTCTCGGCCGCGTCGTCGGGCTTGGACCGCTCGTACAGCTCGAACCAGATCGACTTGCCCGCGCCCCTGGGGTCGACGCCCCAGGTGTCGGCCAGCATTTCCATCAGCAGCACACCGCGCCCGCTGGAGGCCATCTCCCCGGGGTGCCGCTTGTGCGGGAGCTCGTCGCTCGCGTCGGCGACCTCCACGCGCAGCCGCCGGGTGCCCAGTTCGCCCACCGCCTCCGCGACCAGCAGCGCGTCGCCGTCGGTGTGCACCAGCACGTTGGTCACCATCTCGGAGACCATCAGCTCCGCCGAGTCCACCTGTTCCGTGTCCGACCAGTCGTGCAGCAGCTCCCGGACCTGCCGGCGCGCGCCCGCGATCCGCTCCGGCTCCGCCTGGGCCACGGTCAGCACGGTGCGCCGGGCGGGCCGTACCGGGTGCGCCAGGGGCGTTCCGCAGCCGCAGCCCTCGCCCTCGCGGCACAGCAGCACCACGGCTATGTCGTCCTCGCGGCGGTCGGCCAGCGGGCCGGTCGTGTGGTGCGAGGAGGGCCCGTGGACGGCCTGGACCAGCAGGTCGGCGAGGCGTTCGAGGTGGCCGGCGGTGAGTCCGGCGCCGGTGGGCTCGCCGGGGCCGTAGATGTCGGCGTCGGACTCCAGGATCGCCCGCAGCCGCGCCCAGCCGGTTTCCAGGTCGTGCCCGCCGGTCTCGATGAGCCCGTCGGTGCACAGCATCATCGTCTCGCCGGGTTCC
The Streptomyces sp. NBC_00091 genome window above contains:
- a CDS encoding AI-2E family transporter — its product is MPTTPLLPEPVRRLAAWCAVVLLVTGVVAVGVWLCVILKTAVTPVLLALLGTALLGPLHRRLIRLRVNRSVAAALTCLAVVAVVGGATYVVVAALIETGDQIVAALKRAGQDLAEHFGAAGTSLQDLAANAKELLTKFGGTAASGVITGLSVVGEMIATAVLALLLIFFFLRDSDRAAGALRSLAPRATGDTVEAMARRAYQAVEGFMRGTTFIAAIDAVCITVGLLVLRVPGAVGLGALVFVGAYIPYLGAFISGAVAVLVAFADRGWIIGLWALGVVLAVQVLEGHVLQPMIQSRTVQMHPAVVMLAITAGASVAGILGMLLAVPLTAAAFGVLSELRGRYAPPKTGQPRNGL